A genomic segment from Sulfuritalea hydrogenivorans sk43H encodes:
- a CDS encoding YgaP family membrane protein, which produces MKLNVGGIDRVVRIAAGLGLVAWAAMGGPVWAWIGVVPLATGAIGWCPPYAIFGFNTCSVKKQG; this is translated from the coding sequence ATGAAACTGAACGTTGGCGGCATCGACCGCGTAGTGCGTATTGCCGCAGGTCTTGGACTGGTGGCCTGGGCCGCCATGGGTGGCCCGGTGTGGGCGTGGATCGGCGTGGTGCCACTGGCAACCGGCGCGATCGGCTGGTGCCCGCCTTATGCGATTTTCGGTTTCAACACCTGCTCGGTGAAGAAGCAGGGCTGA
- a CDS encoding lipid A deacylase LpxR family protein, whose amino-acid sequence MFRAILLLTLFASLLPVASAQPRPPEGSEFQLFIENDMLARTDRYYTNGIKFGGGAPFDLLQLPATELLKKLAPENGSAVHLGLFLGQNLYTPKSIRISQPQPLDRPWAAWLYLGGVAQRAKGNRLDTVEIDLGLVGPSALGREVQSGWHKLIGATQPEGWHNQLPNEPAFLVSWLAKSKHALGSAAATDLELIPHGGATVGTVMTLARAGGILRFGRHMTGFGPDTIEPGGAMLQNMRRDIEPGRAHGIEWYVFAGLDHRLIAHNIFLDGTVFRDSPSVRRRPHVYDLTLGLSLRFDAVRLSLTRVRRSEEFFTAASNGGRQTFDSVNLGIEF is encoded by the coding sequence ATGTTTCGCGCCATCCTCCTGCTCACCCTGTTCGCCTCCCTGTTGCCGGTGGCCAGCGCCCAGCCGCGCCCGCCGGAAGGCAGCGAATTTCAGCTGTTCATCGAAAACGACATGCTGGCGCGCACCGATCGCTATTACACCAATGGCATCAAGTTCGGCGGCGGCGCCCCGTTCGACCTGCTCCAGTTGCCGGCAACGGAATTGCTCAAGAAACTGGCGCCGGAGAACGGCAGCGCCGTTCATCTCGGCCTGTTCCTCGGCCAGAACCTGTATACGCCGAAGTCGATCAGGATCAGCCAGCCGCAACCGCTGGACCGGCCCTGGGCTGCCTGGCTTTATCTTGGCGGCGTGGCACAGCGCGCGAAGGGCAATCGACTGGACACCGTGGAAATCGACCTCGGCCTGGTTGGTCCGTCGGCGCTCGGCCGGGAAGTGCAATCCGGCTGGCACAAGCTGATCGGCGCCACGCAGCCCGAGGGCTGGCACAACCAGCTTCCCAACGAACCAGCCTTTCTGGTTTCCTGGCTGGCCAAGAGCAAGCACGCACTGGGCAGCGCGGCGGCAACCGATCTGGAACTGATACCGCATGGCGGCGCGACGGTCGGCACGGTGATGACGCTGGCGCGTGCCGGCGGCATCCTGCGCTTCGGCCGCCACATGACGGGCTTCGGGCCCGACACCATCGAACCGGGCGGCGCCATGCTGCAAAACATGCGGCGCGACATCGAACCCGGCCGCGCCCACGGCATCGAGTGGTATGTCTTCGCCGGCCTCGATCACCGGCTGATCGCACACAACATCTTCCTCGACGGCACGGTCTTCCGCGACAGCCCGAGCGTGCGACGGCGCCCGCATGTCTACGACCTGACCCTCGGCCTCAGCCTGCGCTTCGACGCGGTGCGCCTATCGCTGACGCGGGTGCGGCGCAGCGAGGAATTCTTCACGGCCGCCAGCAACGGCGGCCGACAGACCTTCGATTCCGTCAATCTCGGAATCGAGTTCTAG
- the rsmA gene encoding 16S rRNA (adenine(1518)-N(6)/adenine(1519)-N(6))-dimethyltransferase RsmA: MKTVAGHTARKRFGQNFLVSPGIIRRIVDAIGPRPGDTIVEIGPGLGAITEPLLERIDHLHVVEIDRDLIARLQSRFPPERLSIHEGDALEFDFGALKGAGPLKIVGNLPYNISSPLLFHLVRFAPLVHDMHFMLQKEVVDRMVAEPGSKDFGRLSVMLQYRYHMERLFIVPPGSFNPPPKVDSAIVRMIPVDYSRVMQSGIPGDGAGDTAKDPALFARVVTAAFSQRRKMLRNTLREFIGEADLAALGITPTARAEDIAVADYVRLANALADLARD, encoded by the coding sequence ATGAAAACCGTCGCCGGGCATACGGCCAGGAAAAGGTTTGGCCAGAACTTCCTCGTCTCGCCCGGCATCATTCGCAGGATCGTCGATGCCATCGGCCCGCGCCCCGGCGACACGATCGTGGAAATCGGGCCCGGTCTGGGCGCCATCACCGAACCGCTGCTGGAGCGCATCGACCATCTGCACGTGGTCGAGATCGACCGCGACCTCATCGCACGCCTGCAAAGCCGCTTCCCGCCGGAACGGCTGAGCATCCATGAAGGCGACGCGCTCGAATTCGACTTCGGCGCGCTGAAGGGCGCGGGGCCGCTGAAGATCGTTGGCAACCTGCCCTACAACATTTCCAGCCCCCTGCTGTTCCACCTGGTTCGGTTCGCGCCGCTGGTACATGACATGCACTTCATGCTGCAGAAGGAAGTGGTCGATCGCATGGTGGCCGAACCGGGCAGCAAGGATTTCGGGCGGCTGTCGGTGATGCTGCAATACCGCTATCACATGGAGCGCCTGTTCATCGTTCCGCCCGGCTCCTTCAATCCGCCGCCCAAAGTGGACTCGGCCATCGTGCGCATGATCCCCGTCGACTATTCAAGAGTTATGCAAAGCGGTATCCCCGGGGACGGCGCCGGCGATACGGCGAAGGACCCGGCACTGTTCGCCCGCGTGGTGACCGCCGCCTTCTCGCAGCGGCGCAAGATGCTGCGCAATACCCTGCGCGAATTCATCGGCGAGGCCGACCTCGCCGCACTCGGCATCACGCCCACGGCACGCGCCGAGGACATCGCCGTCGCCGACTATGTGCGCCTCGCCAACGCACTGGCCGACCTTGCCCGCGACTGA
- a CDS encoding Crp/Fnr family transcriptional regulator: MKTKFQWRLTSASSTLSEAAETKTARLAALYPVLAKLPAALLRRIGDAAQTLSLPAGATVFDERQPCRGFPFVLDGAIRVAKLSAGGRELPLYRVVAGESCIITSSCLLGHADYNARGVTEGPTTLALLPRELFDEMLGEPAFRDFVFALFSERMAELMQLVEEVAFRKLDQRLASLLLGKGRVVHATHQQLADELGSVREMVSRLLKGFAEQGLVKLGREQVEVLDPSGLRKVASVT; encoded by the coding sequence ATGAAAACGAAGTTTCAGTGGAGGCTGACGTCGGCTTCATCGACGTTAAGCGAAGCGGCCGAAACTAAGACCGCGCGGCTGGCTGCGCTCTATCCCGTCCTGGCAAAGCTGCCCGCCGCGCTTTTGCGGCGCATCGGCGACGCGGCACAGACCCTGTCGCTGCCCGCCGGCGCCACGGTATTCGACGAGCGCCAGCCGTGCCGGGGTTTCCCTTTTGTTCTCGACGGCGCGATCCGCGTCGCCAAGCTGAGTGCCGGCGGCCGCGAGCTGCCGCTGTATCGGGTGGTGGCGGGCGAGAGCTGCATCATCACCTCAAGCTGTCTGCTGGGTCATGCCGACTACAACGCCCGCGGTGTTACCGAGGGGCCGACGACCCTGGCTTTGCTGCCGCGCGAACTGTTCGACGAAATGCTGGGCGAGCCGGCTTTCCGCGACTTCGTATTCGCGCTGTTTTCCGAGCGCATGGCCGAGCTGATGCAACTGGTGGAAGAAGTCGCCTTTCGCAAGCTGGACCAGCGCCTGGCCTCGCTGCTGCTGGGCAAGGGGCGTGTGGTGCACGCCACCCACCAGCAGCTGGCGGATGAACTGGGCAGCGTGCGGGAAATGGTCAGCCGCCTGCTGAAGGGCTTTGCCGAACAGGGCCTGGTGAAGCTTGGTCGCGAGCAGGTGGAGGTACTCGATCCCTCAGGCCTGCGCAAGGTCGCCTCTGTGACTTAG
- a CDS encoding class II glutamine amidotransferase, translated as MCQLLGMNCNTPTDICFSFEGFHTRGGLTDVHKDGWGIAFFEGPGCRVFLDVEPSAQSAVAKLVRHYPIHSRNVIAHIRKATQGRVALENTHPFQRELWGRYWIFAHNGNLGGNLKDFAPTLNGSFVPVGDTDSELAFCFLLQRLREEFGDAMPLRQPMFDFLAGITREIAAHGEFNFLLSNGNCLYAHCATKLAYLLRQAPFAVAHLKDQDVSVDFSEVTNPDDRVALIATLPLTDNEAWITMDPGTLMVFVDGLPAATARTA; from the coding sequence ATGTGCCAGTTGCTCGGAATGAACTGCAACACGCCGACCGACATCTGCTTCTCGTTCGAGGGCTTTCACACCCGCGGCGGGCTGACCGATGTGCACAAGGACGGCTGGGGCATCGCCTTCTTCGAGGGGCCGGGCTGCCGGGTGTTTCTCGACGTCGAACCCTCGGCGCAATCGGCGGTGGCCAAACTGGTGCGCCACTATCCGATCCACTCGAGGAACGTCATCGCCCACATCCGCAAGGCGACCCAGGGACGCGTCGCGCTGGAAAACACCCACCCCTTCCAGCGCGAACTCTGGGGACGCTACTGGATCTTCGCCCACAATGGAAACCTCGGCGGCAACCTCAAGGACTTCGCGCCGACGCTGAACGGCAGCTTCGTCCCGGTCGGCGACACCGACTCGGAACTGGCCTTCTGCTTTCTGCTGCAACGGCTGCGCGAGGAGTTCGGCGACGCCATGCCGCTGCGGCAGCCGATGTTCGATTTCCTCGCCGGCATCACGCGCGAAATCGCCGCCCATGGGGAATTCAATTTCCTGCTCAGCAACGGCAACTGCCTTTACGCCCACTGCGCCACCAAACTCGCCTACCTCCTGCGCCAGGCCCCGTTCGCCGTCGCCCATCTCAAGGATCAGGACGTCAGCGTGGACTTCAGCGAAGTGACCAACCCCGACGACCGCGTCGCCCTGATCGCCACCCTGCCGCTGACCGACAACGAAGCCTGGATCACCATGGACCCCGGCACGCTGATGGTGTTCGTCGACGGCTTGCCGGCAGCCACGGCACGCACCGCATGA
- a CDS encoding peptidylprolyl isomerase, giving the protein MIYRLLLICLLSGLFFPAHAQTRRAQPIEVDRIIAVVNNEAITAFELRSRLATVERQLRGQNVQLPPSDVLERQLLERMITDRVQLQFARETGLRISDIELDAAIRRIAEGNRLSLQDFRATLEKDGIAWPKFREEIREEIILSRLRDREVESRIVISDGEIDNYLANPDQGGSAENIEVQTAHIVLRVPEQASPDQLMRIGARAQAALDQIRRGESFAKVAASYSDAPDGLSGGAMGARPLDRLPALYADAIKTLKPGETSDILRSPAGFHIVKLVDRQGGGAKPVVALKQTRARHILIKVNELVSEAEARRKLVALKERLDNGADFAELARLHSNDLSAAKGGDLGWLYQGDTVPDFEKGMDRLKINQISEPIQSPFGFHLIQVLERRTEDATAERQRLSARQVLRERKSDEAYQDWVRQMRDRAYVEYRSEDR; this is encoded by the coding sequence ATGATCTATCGTCTTCTACTGATCTGCCTGCTCTCCGGCCTCTTCTTCCCGGCACACGCCCAGACCCGGCGCGCGCAGCCGATCGAGGTTGATCGCATCATTGCCGTGGTGAACAACGAAGCCATTACGGCATTCGAATTGCGCTCGCGTCTTGCGACCGTGGAACGCCAGCTGCGCGGGCAGAACGTGCAACTGCCGCCAAGCGACGTACTCGAGCGGCAACTGCTGGAGCGGATGATTACCGATCGCGTGCAACTGCAGTTTGCCAGGGAAACCGGTCTGCGCATTTCCGACATCGAGCTGGATGCGGCGATCCGCCGCATCGCCGAGGGCAATCGCCTTTCCTTGCAGGATTTTCGTGCCACGCTGGAAAAGGACGGCATCGCCTGGCCAAAGTTCCGCGAGGAGATTCGCGAGGAAATCATCCTGTCACGCCTGCGCGACCGCGAGGTGGAAAGCCGCATCGTCATCTCCGACGGCGAAATCGACAACTACCTGGCCAACCCGGATCAAGGCGGGAGCGCAGAAAACATCGAAGTGCAGACGGCCCACATCGTGCTGCGGGTGCCGGAACAGGCCTCGCCCGACCAGTTGATGCGCATCGGCGCGCGGGCGCAAGCCGCGCTCGACCAGATCCGCCGCGGCGAGAGCTTTGCCAAGGTGGCAGCCAGCTATTCCGATGCGCCGGACGGACTTTCCGGCGGCGCCATGGGTGCCCGTCCGCTCGATCGCCTGCCCGCGCTCTACGCCGATGCCATAAAGACGCTGAAGCCCGGCGAGACCAGCGACATCCTGCGCAGCCCGGCCGGCTTCCATATCGTCAAGCTGGTCGACAGGCAGGGCGGCGGCGCCAAGCCGGTGGTAGCGCTGAAGCAGACGCGCGCGCGCCACATCCTGATCAAGGTCAACGAACTCGTATCCGAAGCCGAAGCGAGGCGCAAGCTGGTCGCCCTCAAGGAGCGGCTCGACAACGGTGCCGATTTCGCCGAACTGGCGCGCCTGCATTCCAACGATCTCTCCGCCGCCAAGGGCGGCGATCTGGGCTGGCTGTATCAGGGCGATACCGTGCCCGACTTCGAGAAGGGCATGGATCGCCTCAAGATCAACCAGATCAGCGAACCCATCCAGTCGCCCTTCGGTTTCCATCTGATCCAGGTGCTGGAACGCCGCACCGAAGATGCAACGGCGGAGCGCCAGCGTCTCAGCGCGCGCCAGGTGCTGCGCGAGCGCAAGTCCGACGAGGCATACCAGGACTGGGTCCGGCAAATGCGTGACCGCGCCTATGTCGAATACCGCAGCGAAGACCGCTAG
- a CDS encoding TIGR03862 family flavoprotein: MCASPTHWPTLPATERIAVVGGGPAGLMAAEVLSTAGLRVEVFDAMPSMGRKFLLAGRGGLNLTHAEASERFVSRYGGRQREVARWLEEFGPQQLREWAGELGIETFVGSSGRVFPREMKAAPLLRAWLHRLRAAGVTFHARHRWLGWDADRALRFATPAGEMKVGAGGTVGTVLALGGGSWARLGSDGAWLPLLAARGVSVRPLRPANCGFNVDWSEHLRRRFAGVPVKTIVAEFVAPDGSRVKREGEFLITTHGVEGSLIYALSAPLRDCIEATGSATLLLDLAPGRDLRRLTNDLAHPRGRDSLSNHLRRRAGIDGVKAALLHEFAEAADLATPAQLAALIKSLPLRLVSPRPLDEAISSAGGVDFAALDENLMLRELPGIFCAGEMLDWEAPTGGYLLTACLASGRAAGRGVLDWLATANTER, encoded by the coding sequence ATGTGCGCCTCGCCAACGCACTGGCCGACCTTGCCCGCGACTGAAAGAATCGCCGTCGTCGGCGGCGGGCCAGCCGGCCTGATGGCGGCGGAAGTCCTGAGCACTGCCGGCTTGCGCGTCGAGGTCTTCGACGCCATGCCGTCGATGGGTCGCAAATTCCTGCTGGCAGGACGCGGCGGACTCAATCTCACGCACGCGGAAGCCTCGGAACGGTTTGTGTCGCGCTATGGCGGCCGCCAGCGCGAAGTCGCGCGCTGGCTGGAGGAGTTCGGTCCGCAGCAGCTGCGCGAATGGGCGGGAGAACTCGGCATCGAAACCTTCGTCGGCAGTTCCGGCCGCGTCTTTCCCAGGGAGATGAAAGCCGCGCCGCTGTTGCGCGCCTGGCTGCACCGGCTGCGCGCCGCCGGCGTGACGTTCCACGCGCGCCATCGCTGGCTGGGCTGGGATGCCGACCGCGCGCTGCGCTTCGCCACCCCGGCAGGCGAGATGAAAGTCGGCGCTGGCGGTACGGTGGGCACGGTGCTGGCGCTCGGCGGCGGCAGTTGGGCGCGCCTGGGCTCCGATGGCGCCTGGCTGCCGCTGCTGGCGGCGCGCGGCGTGAGCGTCCGGCCCCTGCGTCCGGCCAATTGCGGTTTCAATGTGGACTGGAGCGAACACCTGCGCCGACGTTTCGCCGGCGTTCCGGTAAAAACCATCGTCGCCGAATTTGTCGCACCTGACGGATCGCGGGTCAAGCGCGAAGGCGAATTCCTCATCACCACGCACGGCGTCGAAGGCAGCCTGATCTATGCGCTCTCCGCGCCGCTGCGCGATTGCATCGAAGCCACGGGAAGCGCGACGCTGCTGCTCGACCTCGCCCCCGGGCGCGACTTGCGGCGCCTGACCAATGACCTGGCGCATCCGCGCGGGCGCGACTCGCTTTCCAATCACCTGCGGCGCCGCGCCGGCATCGACGGCGTCAAGGCGGCACTGCTCCATGAATTCGCGGAAGCCGCCGACCTGGCCACGCCGGCACAACTCGCCGCGCTCATCAAGTCGCTGCCGCTGCGCCTGGTTTCGCCGCGCCCGCTCGACGAAGCCATCAGCAGCGCGGGCGGCGTCGACTTCGCCGCGCTCGACGAAAACCTGATGCTGCGCGAACTTCCGGGAATTTTCTGCGCCGGTGAAATGCTCGATTGGGAAGCGCCGACTGGCGGCTATCTGCTCACCGCCTGCCTTGCCAGCGGTCGTGCGGCAGGACGCGGCGTTCTGGACTGGCTCGCGACAGCCAACACTGAGCGATAA
- the pdxA gene encoding 4-hydroxythreonine-4-phosphate dehydrogenase PdxA has protein sequence MSNTAAKTASGHNSTLPVIAVTSGEPAGVGPDICLRLAQRKWPARLVVLGDRELLAARAAMLGLDANAIEIHHVPLPKSALAGRLDPANARYVLDLLDVALAGCIRGEFAAMVTAPVQKSIINDAGIAFSGHTEYLAEHTGTPRVVMMLAGAGLRVALATTHLALKDVPAAITKSELETTIRILHADMRNKFGIARPRILVAGLNPHAGEGGHMGREEIEVIGPVLDKLRAEGMDLVGPLPADTLFTRNVLAGSDAQLAMYHDQGLAVLKYAAFDEGINVTLGLPIIRTSVDHGTALDLAGTGKASPTSLFAAVDAAIDMASRRSN, from the coding sequence ATGTCGAATACCGCAGCGAAGACCGCTAGCGGCCACAACTCCACGCTGCCGGTGATCGCCGTCACCTCGGGCGAACCGGCGGGCGTCGGGCCGGATATCTGCCTGCGGCTGGCGCAGCGAAAATGGCCGGCGCGGCTGGTGGTGCTGGGCGACCGCGAACTGCTTGCCGCGCGCGCGGCAATGCTCGGCCTCGATGCAAATGCCATCGAAATTCACCATGTTCCATTGCCAAAGTCGGCGCTGGCGGGACGCCTCGATCCGGCCAACGCCCGCTACGTCCTCGACCTGCTCGATGTCGCACTGGCCGGTTGCATTCGCGGCGAGTTTGCCGCGATGGTCACGGCCCCCGTGCAAAAGTCCATCATCAACGACGCCGGCATCGCCTTCAGCGGCCACACCGAATATCTCGCCGAACACACCGGCACGCCGCGCGTGGTGATGATGCTCGCCGGCGCGGGCCTGCGCGTCGCGCTCGCCACCACGCATCTGGCGCTGAAGGACGTCCCCGCCGCCATCACGAAGAGCGAGCTGGAAACCACGATCCGCATCCTGCATGCCGACATGCGGAACAAGTTCGGCATTGCCCGGCCGCGCATCCTCGTCGCCGGGCTCAACCCCCATGCCGGCGAGGGCGGCCACATGGGCCGCGAAGAAATCGAAGTCATCGGCCCGGTGCTGGACAAGCTGCGCGCCGAAGGCATGGACCTGGTCGGCCCGCTGCCCGCCGACACGCTATTCACCCGCAATGTCCTCGCCGGCTCCGACGCGCAACTGGCGATGTATCACGACCAGGGCCTCGCCGTGCTCAAGTACGCGGCGTTCGACGAAGGCATCAACGTCACACTTGGTTTGCCGATCATTCGCACCTCGGTCGATCATGGCACGGCGCTCGATCTCGCGGGTACCGGCAAGGCTTCGCCAACAAGCCTCTTCGCCGCGGTCGACGCGGCGATCGACATGGCATCGCGCCGGAGCAACTGA
- a CDS encoding LPS-assembly protein LptD has product MSQSHRGQFGTGLLLALLAGPAAAEALPPLRINPALLGAGTPPPPAAVSVTVEPVVAAKAPAVTRLQVAPAPTVRVDLTPQQAVPVTSAVPPPAARASRAATSAKPETPVAKAAAVATVTPPAAAAQPLPPEPKPAPPALAALAEAIQKPQEPPHVEERPAIPPLYSAHVAAGELPAPALKRTAGVMPYLKRPGELLPTFIAADHIAGKNDIEVVASGNVELRKRNSILLSDRLTFWQQENEMEAEGNVRLSRDGDRVRGPKMRMKMDDSTGFFEQPEYSIRRIKTGAAATLWTGVEDRVAPNLTTGYGAAERMDFEGEGKYRLSDATYSTCTPVAGRDPDWFARTTSLRLDYDDEVGTARNATLYFKGAPILYSPWISFSLNHERKSGLLTPTFGSTSTGGMEYTQPFYWNIAPNMDATISPRFMAKRGTLWNGEYRYLQPSYSGTMQGQYLTEDKILRKRRSFFSLNHSQSLGYGLSGSLQLNNASDGTFFSDLASGSSVIAQTNLLRQATLAYSGGWWSANLLAQSYQTLQDPSLPPVAEPYRRLPQLTVTASRSRLPLGLTAAFNGEYVNFSNATQSLEQARRFTLYPQLSLPLTTDAFTITPKIGLHATSYNRDRQPVGTPEKLTRNVPIFSVDSSVGFERDFEWFGKPALQTLEPRLYYLYVPVRDQSLFPVFDTGVAGFDFAQIFSENRYAGGDRIGDANQATAMLTSRVLDPLTGAETVRAAIGQRFYFSTQKVGLPGEVLRSDRQTNYLGSLSVRVAPQTYANADMQYNPRLSRMEALNLGGRYSPEAGKLLNADYRYTRDALGQIDLSGQWPVFGGWHAVGRFNYSTKERRMIETVGGLEYDGGCWIGRVVFQRLATQTQQSNTALFFQLEFSGFAKVGSNPLDILRRNVPGYGVINQQGTEGPLTVP; this is encoded by the coding sequence ATGTCTCAATCGCATCGCGGACAATTCGGCACCGGCTTGTTGCTTGCATTGCTCGCAGGCCCGGCGGCGGCGGAAGCACTGCCGCCACTGCGCATCAATCCCGCCCTGCTCGGTGCCGGTACTCCGCCACCGCCGGCGGCGGTTTCGGTGACGGTCGAACCCGTGGTGGCGGCAAAAGCGCCCGCCGTTACGCGCTTACAGGTAGCACCGGCGCCGACGGTGCGGGTCGATCTGACACCGCAACAAGCCGTGCCGGTGACAAGCGCCGTCCCGCCGCCAGCCGCGCGAGCATCCCGTGCCGCGACATCCGCCAAACCGGAAACCCCCGTTGCCAAAGCCGCCGCAGTGGCCACGGTGACACCGCCCGCTGCCGCTGCACAACCCCTCCCGCCGGAGCCGAAACCGGCACCGCCGGCCCTGGCCGCCTTGGCAGAGGCAATCCAGAAGCCGCAGGAACCGCCGCACGTCGAAGAGCGCCCCGCCATTCCACCGCTCTACTCGGCGCATGTCGCCGCCGGCGAATTGCCTGCCCCCGCGCTCAAGCGCACTGCCGGCGTGATGCCCTATCTCAAGCGTCCGGGGGAACTGCTGCCGACCTTCATCGCCGCCGATCACATCGCCGGCAAGAACGACATCGAAGTCGTGGCGAGCGGCAACGTCGAATTGCGCAAACGCAATTCGATCCTGCTGAGCGACCGGCTGACCTTCTGGCAGCAGGAGAATGAAATGGAGGCGGAAGGCAATGTCCGCCTCTCGCGCGACGGCGACCGCGTTCGCGGTCCAAAAATGCGCATGAAGATGGACGACAGCACCGGTTTCTTCGAGCAGCCCGAATACAGCATCCGCCGCATCAAGACCGGGGCGGCCGCCACGCTGTGGACCGGCGTCGAGGATCGCGTCGCGCCGAACCTGACGACCGGCTACGGCGCCGCCGAGCGCATGGACTTCGAAGGCGAAGGCAAATACCGGCTCAGCGATGCCACTTACAGCACCTGCACCCCGGTGGCGGGCCGCGATCCTGACTGGTTTGCGCGTACCACCAGTTTGCGCCTGGACTACGACGACGAGGTGGGTACCGCGCGCAACGCCACGCTGTACTTCAAGGGCGCGCCCATCCTCTATTCACCCTGGATCAGCTTCTCGCTGAACCACGAGCGCAAGAGCGGCCTGCTGACCCCCACCTTCGGTTCCACCAGCACCGGCGGCATGGAATACACCCAGCCGTTCTACTGGAACATCGCACCGAACATGGACGCGACGATTTCGCCGCGTTTCATGGCCAAGCGCGGCACGCTGTGGAACGGCGAGTATCGCTACCTGCAGCCCTCATACAGCGGCACGATGCAGGGGCAATATCTGACCGAAGACAAGATCCTCAGGAAGCGGCGCTCGTTCTTTTCGCTGAATCACAGCCAGAGCCTGGGCTACGGCCTTTCCGGATCGCTACAGCTCAACAATGCATCCGACGGCACCTTCTTCAGCGATCTGGCCAGCGGCTCGTCGGTGATCGCCCAGACCAATCTGCTGCGCCAGGCCACCCTCGCCTATTCGGGCGGTTGGTGGTCGGCCAATTTGCTGGCACAAAGCTATCAGACGCTGCAGGACCCCTCGCTGCCCCCCGTGGCCGAACCCTATCGACGCCTGCCGCAACTGACGGTGACAGCCAGCCGCAGCAGGCTGCCGCTCGGGCTGACCGCTGCCTTCAACGGCGAATACGTCAACTTCAGCAACGCGACACAGTCCCTGGAACAGGCACGGCGCTTCACGCTGTACCCGCAGCTTTCGCTGCCCCTGACGACCGATGCATTCACCATCACGCCGAAGATCGGCCTGCATGCCACCAGCTACAACCGCGACCGCCAGCCTGTCGGCACCCCCGAGAAACTGACTCGCAACGTGCCGATCTTCAGCGTCGATTCGAGCGTGGGTTTCGAGCGTGATTTCGAATGGTTCGGCAAACCGGCCTTGCAGACCCTGGAGCCGCGCCTCTACTACCTGTATGTTCCGGTGCGCGACCAGAGCCTGTTCCCGGTATTCGATACCGGCGTGGCGGGTTTCGACTTCGCCCAGATCTTCAGCGAGAACCGCTATGCCGGCGGCGATCGCATTGGCGATGCGAACCAGGCCACGGCCATGCTCACTTCGCGCGTGCTCGACCCGCTGACCGGCGCCGAGACCGTTCGTGCCGCCATCGGCCAGCGCTTCTATTTCAGCACCCAGAAAGTCGGTCTGCCGGGCGAAGTGCTGCGCAGCGACCGGCAGACCAACTATCTTGGTTCGCTGTCCGTCCGTGTCGCGCCGCAAACCTATGCCAACGCCGACATGCAGTACAACCCGCGTCTGAGCCGGATGGAGGCGCTCAACCTCGGCGGCCGCTATTCTCCCGAGGCCGGCAAGCTGCTGAATGCCGATTACCGCTATACCCGCGATGCGCTCGGCCAGATCGACCTTTCCGGTCAGTGGCCGGTGTTTGGCGGCTGGCACGCAGTGGGGCGCTTCAACTATTCGACCAAGGAGCGCCGCATGATCGAAACCGTCGGCGGCCTCGAATACGACGGTGGCTGCTGGATCGGGCGCGTCGTGTTCCAGCGCCTGGCGACACAGACGCAGCAATCCAACACCGCACTGTTCTTCCAGCTCGAATTCAGCGGCTTCGCCAAAGTCGGCTCCAACCCGCTCGACATACTCAGGCGCAACGTGCCGGGCTACGGCGTGATCAACCAGCAAGGAACCGAAGGCCCCCTCACCGTCCCATGA